ACTAAGTTAGTTAAAAAGCTTAACCAAAATAGAATTATAATGGGAGGTGTGTAAAATGGAGGTTTGGATAGGTACAGATAATGATAGAATTAAACTTCCTATCACACCTGCTGTTTTAGGAGTAGACAGAAGTTTAGATATAGATGCAGAAAGTGTGGTTAAATTAGGTGAGGTTGATACCTCTAATGGAATGAAGCTTAAGACTATAGATTTAGAAGGTTTTTTCCCTAAACAAGATTATAGTTTCGCTAGTAATAATATGGATCCATATGGGTATTCTGATAAGTTGCAAGGGTGGATGTATAATGAAACTGTTTTAAGAATTATAATAACTGAAACACCAACCAATATGTTGTGTAAAATAAAAGATTTTAACACTAGAGAGCAAGATGGAACTAGAGACCTATATTTCGAACTAAATTTAATAGAGCATAGACCTAAAAATATTCCTAGACTTGATAATAATGGAAATTCAAATAGACCAATTTCTACAAATACAAGTGATACTCAAAGGACACATAAAGTTGTAAAAGGAGATAGTCTATGGGATATATCACATAAGTATTATGGTAAGGGAAGTATATATAAGAAGATAAATGAAGCTAATAAGAATAAGTATCCTAGTTTAGCTAATAACAACATTATATATCCTAACTGGATATTAATAATTCCGTAGGTGACGATATGAACAAATTAAAAATAATTTGTAAAAAGATTAACGGAGAAATTTATGATGTTTCTAGTATATTAACTAAAG
The nucleotide sequence above comes from Paraclostridium bifermentans. Encoded proteins:
- a CDS encoding LysM peptidoglycan-binding domain-containing protein is translated as MEVWIGTDNDRIKLPITPAVLGVDRSLDIDAESVVKLGEVDTSNGMKLKTIDLEGFFPKQDYSFASNNMDPYGYSDKLQGWMYNETVLRIIITETPTNMLCKIKDFNTREQDGTRDLYFELNLIEHRPKNIPRLDNNGNSNRPISTNTSDTQRTHKVVKGDSLWDISHKYYGKGSIYKKINEANKNKYPSLANNNIIYPNWILIIP